From the genome of Bacteroides sp. MSB163, one region includes:
- a CDS encoding ATP-binding cassette domain-containing protein has product MEIIHLRQTLPQVFADRDAITSDVWHQDLVLRKGERYLIEAASGTGKSSLCSYIYGYRRDYQGIINFDERNIRSLSIHEWVELRKHSLSMLFQELRIFPELTALENVQLKNRLTNYKKKKEILALFETLGIAEKVNEKAGKLSFGQQQRVAFIRALCQPFDFIFLDEPISHLDDDNGTLMGRMLTEEAERQGAGIIVTSIGKHIELEYNKVMKL; this is encoded by the coding sequence ATGGAAATCATTCATCTGAGGCAAACACTTCCCCAAGTGTTTGCCGACCGGGATGCCATCACATCCGACGTGTGGCATCAAGACCTTGTACTACGAAAAGGAGAGCGGTATCTGATAGAAGCTGCTTCCGGCACAGGCAAATCTTCTCTATGCAGCTATATCTACGGATATCGCCGCGATTACCAGGGTATCATCAACTTTGATGAACGCAATATCCGTTCGCTCTCCATTCATGAGTGGGTGGAACTGCGGAAACATTCGCTGAGCATGCTGTTCCAGGAGCTACGCATCTTCCCGGAACTGACGGCTTTGGAAAACGTCCAGTTGAAGAACCGACTCACCAATTATAAGAAAAAAAAAGAAATCCTTGCCCTTTTTGAAACACTCGGTATCGCTGAGAAAGTAAACGAGAAAGCCGGAAAGTTATCTTTCGGACAACAGCAACGTGTAGCCTTCATCCGTGCCCTCTGCCAACCGTTCGATTTCATCTTTCTGGATGAACCTATCAGCCACCTGGATGATGATAACGGCACACTTATGGGACGCATGCTGACCGAAGAAGCCGAACGGCAAGGCGCAGGAATAATTGTTACTTCCATTGGAAAACATATAGAATTAGAATATAATAAAGTGATGAAACTATAA
- a CDS encoding TonB-dependent receptor: MKCTNYCFKPLGLLFLLCLIPLWAFSQNITVKGVVKDATGESVIGASVVQKGTSNGIITDIDGNFTLNVPSNSTIVISFVGYKTQEIPVAGKTQINVTMKEDTEMLDEVVVVGYGQMKRSDLTGSVVSVNDQAIKKSVPTSIDQVLQGRAAGVQIQANSGTPGASTSIRIRGINSLNATNQPIFVIDGVVVDSATDDENSNPLSSINPSDIVSMDVLKDASATAIYGSRASNGVIMITTKRGQAGEATVTYDGYAGWQEMPKQLDMLNLRQYAQHHNDRSALGLVEQSSSFVRPDLLGEGTNWQDELFSKAFMTSHNISVSGGNNKTTYAFSGGFLDQDGIALGSSFRRLSLRANIDTEIKSWLRGGVNFSFAESKQNVGTDNNTIMSALIQQPTVAVTSPDGSFDGPDDVWMPENPVGLASIRTNNNRKTNFRFNTYLEANLLKGLTFKTELSADWNFNNYYYYQPDYQFGIKTSDTRTSRWTKTNTKYWSWRNILTYNNTFAEKHNINVMVGQEMSHSNWETQVGTATGFLSNTTPDLSAGDVTTSTTTGSRVVNSIASFFGRAFYSFDERYLLTATIRRDGSSKFAKGNKWGWFPAVALAWRASQESFLRNNAIINNMKLRAGWGATGNQNVSDYAYMALLSYKTTPWGTGVLTGNTANPDLTWETTHSYNVGIDLGLFQNRIEVIADVYYKKTKNLLLQLPLPAYLGSSGQGAASNPWGNVGSLENKGIELTVNTTNITNKDFQWTSNLVFSLNRNKVLELDTDNSSIEKSYQPSSASYIVTKTTVGQPIGQFWGYKVIGRFDEPTDFYYKDADGNVKQVAIPEGNTIAKNSTWIGDYIYEDRNGDGVINNEDCTYIGNPEPKFTYGIGNTFSYKGFDLTIFFSGSYGNKALNLTRYRIEDPRSNGNILKSSLNYAQIGLIDPNGPDDDYRNLHVVNGSATTLPALQESDANNNFTRISDMLVEDASYIRLQNISIGYTFPKKWINKIFLNNARIYANIQNVYTWSKYKGLDPEVGAIYGDALMTGVDYGRYPSPRIYTFGLNISF, from the coding sequence ATGAAATGCACAAATTATTGTTTTAAGCCTTTGGGGCTTCTATTCTTATTATGCCTGATACCTCTATGGGCATTTTCACAGAATATCACTGTGAAAGGTGTGGTGAAGGACGCCACAGGAGAATCGGTTATCGGTGCGAGCGTAGTGCAGAAAGGCACCAGCAACGGTATTATTACCGACATCGACGGTAACTTTACACTGAATGTTCCATCCAACAGTACCATCGTAATTTCATTTGTGGGCTACAAGACACAAGAAATTCCTGTAGCCGGGAAGACACAAATCAATGTCACGATGAAGGAAGACACTGAGATGCTGGACGAAGTCGTTGTAGTAGGTTACGGACAGATGAAACGTTCAGACCTGACGGGTTCGGTGGTATCGGTAAATGACCAGGCCATCAAGAAGTCAGTTCCGACTTCTATCGATCAGGTATTACAAGGCCGCGCTGCCGGTGTGCAGATTCAGGCAAACTCCGGTACACCAGGTGCGTCCACCTCTATCCGCATTCGTGGTATCAACTCACTGAACGCCACCAACCAGCCGATCTTCGTGATAGACGGCGTAGTGGTGGACTCTGCTACTGACGATGAAAACAGCAACCCTTTATCAAGCATCAATCCGTCGGACATCGTATCCATGGACGTACTGAAAGATGCTTCGGCAACTGCCATCTATGGTTCGCGCGCATCCAATGGTGTCATCATGATTACTACTAAACGCGGACAGGCAGGCGAAGCAACCGTAACCTACGACGGCTATGCGGGCTGGCAGGAAATGCCTAAACAACTGGATATGCTGAACCTACGACAGTATGCACAGCATCACAATGACCGTTCGGCTCTTGGTCTGGTAGAACAAAGCAGCTCTTTCGTACGCCCTGACTTACTTGGCGAAGGTACCAACTGGCAAGACGAATTGTTCAGCAAAGCCTTCATGACGAGCCATAATATCTCTGTCAGTGGCGGTAACAACAAAACCACTTATGCTTTCAGCGGCGGATTCCTCGATCAAGACGGTATTGCATTAGGGTCCAGCTTCCGGCGTCTTTCCCTGCGCGCCAATATCGATACTGAAATCAAATCGTGGTTACGCGGAGGTGTAAACTTCTCGTTTGCTGAATCCAAGCAAAATGTCGGTACCGACAATAATACGATTATGAGCGCACTAATACAGCAACCTACGGTCGCCGTTACATCTCCCGATGGTTCTTTCGACGGTCCGGACGATGTGTGGATGCCTGAAAATCCCGTAGGACTTGCTTCCATACGCACCAACAATAACCGTAAAACCAACTTCCGTTTCAATACTTATCTGGAAGCAAACCTACTGAAAGGATTGACTTTCAAGACGGAATTATCAGCTGACTGGAACTTCAACAACTATTATTATTATCAGCCAGACTACCAGTTCGGTATCAAAACAAGCGATACACGTACCTCACGTTGGACCAAGACCAATACCAAATACTGGTCATGGCGCAATATCCTTACTTATAATAATACGTTTGCAGAAAAACATAACATCAACGTAATGGTAGGTCAGGAAATGTCACACTCCAACTGGGAGACACAAGTAGGTACAGCCACAGGATTCCTGAGCAATACAACTCCCGACCTGAGTGCAGGTGATGTCACCACTTCCACTACCACCGGTTCACGCGTGGTGAATTCCATCGCTTCCTTCTTCGGCCGTGCCTTCTACTCTTTTGACGAACGCTATCTGCTGACCGCTACCATTCGTCGGGACGGTTCCTCCAAATTCGCCAAAGGCAATAAGTGGGGTTGGTTTCCGGCAGTGGCTCTTGCATGGCGTGCGTCACAGGAATCATTCCTGCGCAACAACGCAATTATCAACAATATGAAACTCCGCGCAGGTTGGGGTGCCACGGGTAACCAGAACGTAAGTGACTATGCTTATATGGCACTGCTCTCTTACAAAACCACTCCCTGGGGAACCGGTGTACTGACAGGCAATACCGCCAACCCTGACCTGACATGGGAAACCACTCATTCTTATAACGTAGGTATCGACCTCGGTTTATTCCAAAATCGTATCGAAGTAATTGCCGATGTATATTATAAGAAGACTAAAAATCTGTTGCTGCAACTCCCCTTACCCGCCTATCTCGGTTCAAGTGGACAAGGTGCCGCTTCCAATCCTTGGGGTAATGTAGGTTCTCTTGAGAACAAAGGTATCGAGCTTACCGTGAATACGACTAATATCACAAACAAGGATTTCCAATGGACATCCAACCTCGTATTCTCACTCAACCGTAACAAAGTGCTGGAGCTCGATACGGACAATTCTTCCATTGAAAAGAGTTATCAGCCCAGTTCCGCAAGCTACATCGTAACCAAAACGACCGTAGGACAGCCTATCGGACAATTCTGGGGTTACAAAGTAATCGGACGTTTCGATGAACCGACGGATTTCTACTATAAAGATGCCGATGGCAACGTGAAGCAAGTAGCCATACCCGAAGGCAATACAATTGCCAAGAACAGTACGTGGATAGGCGACTATATCTATGAGGACCGCAACGGTGACGGTGTCATCAATAACGAAGACTGTACCTACATCGGAAACCCGGAACCAAAGTTCACTTACGGTATCGGTAATACATTCTCCTACAAAGGATTCGATCTGACAATATTCTTCTCGGGTTCTTACGGTAACAAGGCTTTGAATCTGACCCGCTACCGTATTGAAGATCCCCGCTCCAACGGTAACATACTCAAATCTTCGCTGAACTATGCACAGATAGGTTTGATAGACCCCAACGGTCCGGATGATGACTATCGTAACCTCCATGTAGTAAACGGCTCTGCCACTACATTGCCGGCTTTGCAGGAATCGGATGCTAATAATAACTTCACCCGTATCAGTGATATGCTTGTAGAAGACGCTTCTTACATCCGCCTCCAGAATATTTCCATCGGCTATACATTCCCCAAGAAGTGGATAAACAAGATTTTCCTCAACAATGCGAGAATCTACGCCAACATACAGAATGTATACACCTGGAGCAAATACAAAGGCCTCGACCCTGAAGTCGGTGCCATCTATGGAGATGCATTAATGACAGGTGTGGACTACGGACGTTATCCTTCGCCACGCATCTACACATTCGGATTAAACATATCCTTCTAA
- a CDS encoding hybrid sensor histidine kinase/response regulator transcription factor, protein MKTALSKILLIVLLLCLTVLPLAAQTGKFYSTNNELSSSLINQIFQDKRGFIWIATEYGLNRFDGLRFSNYKHISGDSTSIKNNYVRTLFEDSRQNLLVGCIDGLMKYDSETDTFREIPMIRAGKRVFPHITQMQKLHNGEIWVVTTGQGIFRLDEEKQQAESIDAIMRQVNYNFQSNLYEDSDYNIWIGTEGHGLICYLPATQEVRVFRYPVINDNYVSAIGEDKYGNLFIGTQKHGLSRYDREQNRFIPVPYTGSEELSIYCLTLVDDRLLIGTDGQGLKTYNRMTGKIEDYSINSAPLDFSEGKIHAIMEDRDKNLWVGLFQKGIVLMPKQENPFEYYGNKSIYYNPIGQGCVMSIYQDSNRHLWVGADNEGIFELDAEGKRLRHYQPGNNPRSMANTIMCMYEDTNGDFWLGTYTRGLAKLNRRTGECEYPLPVDNEKIFSITEDRHKNLYIATFGSGFYRYNLVTRELKHYESSKDESGDLTRNELANDWVNYIFCDSEGMIWLGHYKGISCFNPVNESFINYRNVNTLIEDRVGYVLQEDHAGNIWAGTTDGLYRFNKKTEELTCFTVADGLPNNVICGICEDEEHNMWISTYMGICKYNVENNRYINYYAGDGLQGNEFTHGAFYKDQAGKVYFGGINGITYFQPLSIGSVLKDTKVWITDFFIFNQPVRKNTRSGRHTVIYTSVPDANMFQLAHYDNTFSIIFSTLQYNNPEQISYQYKIEELSNQWLSTEPGVNRVTYNNLPPGKYTFHVRALSHGNLSEIRTVKILITPPWYEMWWAYCIYVFLLGLLVLGIVNYILSRMRHRREIMKREHAEQLNEAKLQFFINISHEIRTPMTLIINPLEKLLAEKKGGEVQKTYLMIYRNAQRILRLINQLMDIRKLDKGQMFMKFRETDMVGFIDDVMLTFDYMARKKKIHFSFEHAMPQLKVWVDMNNFDKILMNIFSNAFKYTPEQGEITVSLSTGRDATRRDPLKEYFEITVTDSGIGLDREKIERIFERFYQIDNDVTKSNFGTGIGLHLSRSLVELHHGIILAENREDAPGSRFVIRIPLGSAHLRTDELEDVEALITPHAVLVKPEKMDLEEVFEEGEGEEDEESKKTGKAKNRMRILIVEDEEEILSYLKEELEGDYRIMTRKNGREAYDTILADTPDLVISDIMMPEMDGLSLCRKIKQNTNVNHVPVILLTAKSKPEDTMEGMATGADAYMVKPFNTELLKSTIANLLANRKLLKSKFSGAQQQEDKVQKLSMKSADEILMSKIMKVINENLSNPDLNVEMLAANVGLSRVHVHRKLKELTNLSARDFIKNIRLQQAAALLKEKKLTVSEVAYATGYTNLSHFSSSFKEVHGISPKEYMLAHQG, encoded by the coding sequence ATGAAAACAGCTCTTAGTAAAATCCTCCTTATAGTCTTATTGCTATGTTTGACCGTCCTGCCTTTGGCGGCGCAAACGGGTAAATTCTATTCTACTAACAACGAATTGTCCAGCAGTCTTATCAACCAGATTTTTCAGGATAAGCGTGGATTTATCTGGATAGCTACCGAGTACGGGCTGAACCGCTTCGACGGACTTCGTTTCTCTAACTATAAGCATATATCCGGCGACTCCACTTCCATTAAAAACAATTATGTGCGCACGCTTTTTGAAGACAGCCGGCAGAATCTGCTGGTAGGTTGCATCGACGGGTTGATGAAGTATGATTCGGAAACGGATACTTTCCGGGAGATTCCAATGATACGCGCGGGCAAGCGGGTTTTTCCACACATCACGCAGATGCAGAAATTGCATAATGGTGAGATCTGGGTAGTAACTACCGGACAAGGTATTTTCCGCTTGGACGAAGAGAAGCAGCAGGCGGAGTCCATTGACGCCATCATGAGGCAAGTGAATTATAACTTCCAGTCGAATTTATACGAAGATTCTGATTATAATATTTGGATTGGTACGGAAGGGCATGGATTGATTTGCTATCTGCCCGCTACGCAAGAAGTCCGTGTGTTCAGATATCCGGTGATTAATGATAACTATGTGTCGGCTATTGGTGAAGATAAGTACGGGAATCTGTTCATCGGCACTCAAAAGCATGGCTTGTCCCGTTATGATCGTGAGCAGAACCGCTTTATTCCTGTTCCCTATACGGGTAGCGAGGAGCTGTCCATCTATTGTCTGACGCTGGTGGACGACCGTCTGTTGATAGGCACCGACGGCCAGGGACTGAAGACTTACAACCGGATGACCGGGAAGATAGAGGATTATAGTATCAATTCCGCGCCGCTGGATTTTTCGGAAGGAAAGATACACGCTATCATGGAAGACCGGGACAAGAACCTGTGGGTAGGATTGTTTCAGAAAGGCATTGTACTGATGCCCAAGCAGGAGAATCCGTTTGAGTATTATGGCAACAAGTCCATTTATTATAATCCCATCGGACAAGGATGTGTAATGTCCATCTATCAGGATAGTAACCGTCACCTGTGGGTAGGGGCGGACAATGAGGGAATCTTTGAACTGGATGCGGAAGGAAAGAGGCTGCGGCATTATCAGCCTGGCAATAACCCGCGTTCGATGGCTAATACGATTATGTGTATGTACGAGGATACGAACGGAGATTTCTGGCTCGGCACGTACACCCGGGGACTGGCAAAACTAAACCGGAGAACCGGTGAGTGCGAATATCCGCTGCCGGTGGACAATGAGAAGATTTTCTCGATTACGGAAGACCGGCATAAGAATCTTTATATCGCTACTTTCGGTTCGGGTTTCTACCGCTATAATCTGGTGACAAGGGAGTTGAAACATTATGAGTCGTCTAAAGATGAGTCGGGCGACCTGACCCGGAATGAACTGGCAAATGACTGGGTGAACTACATCTTCTGTGATAGTGAGGGAATGATCTGGCTGGGACACTATAAAGGTATCAGTTGCTTCAATCCGGTGAATGAGAGTTTCATTAACTACCGCAATGTGAATACTCTGATTGAAGACCGGGTAGGGTATGTTTTGCAGGAAGACCATGCCGGAAATATTTGGGCAGGTACGACGGACGGACTCTATCGCTTCAACAAGAAGACCGAAGAACTGACCTGTTTTACGGTGGCGGATGGTTTGCCTAATAATGTAATCTGTGGAATTTGCGAAGATGAGGAACATAATATGTGGATCAGTACCTATATGGGTATCTGTAAGTATAATGTCGAAAACAACCGTTACATCAATTATTATGCGGGCGACGGATTGCAGGGAAACGAGTTCACGCACGGCGCATTCTATAAAGATCAGGCGGGAAAAGTCTATTTCGGCGGTATAAATGGTATTACCTATTTCCAGCCTTTATCCATAGGGAGTGTGCTGAAAGACACCAAGGTCTGGATTACGGACTTCTTTATCTTCAACCAGCCTGTGCGGAAAAATACGCGTTCGGGAAGACATACCGTTATCTATACGTCTGTGCCGGATGCGAATATGTTTCAACTGGCTCATTACGATAATACGTTCAGTATCATCTTCTCCACGTTGCAGTATAACAATCCGGAGCAGATATCCTATCAGTATAAGATTGAGGAATTGAGCAACCAGTGGCTCAGCACCGAGCCGGGTGTGAACAGGGTGACTTACAATAATCTTCCTCCGGGCAAATATACTTTCCATGTGCGGGCATTGAGTCACGGCAATCTTTCGGAGATACGTACGGTTAAGATTCTGATAACTCCGCCTTGGTATGAGATGTGGTGGGCGTATTGCATTTATGTTTTTCTGCTCGGCTTGCTTGTATTGGGCATTGTGAATTACATCCTGTCGCGTATGCGCCATCGCCGTGAAATCATGAAGCGCGAACATGCCGAACAACTGAATGAAGCAAAGCTACAGTTCTTTATCAACATCTCGCATGAAATACGTACTCCGATGACGCTGATCATTAATCCCCTGGAGAAGTTGTTGGCCGAAAAGAAGGGAGGGGAAGTACAAAAGACTTATCTGATGATTTACCGGAATGCACAACGTATTCTTCGTCTGATAAATCAGTTGATGGATATCCGTAAACTGGATAAGGGACAGATGTTCATGAAGTTCCGTGAAACGGATATGGTTGGTTTCATTGATGATGTGATGCTTACCTTCGATTATATGGCGCGGAAGAAGAAGATACATTTCAGTTTCGAACACGCTATGCCGCAGTTGAAGGTATGGGTGGATATGAATAACTTCGACAAGATATTGATGAATATCTTCTCCAATGCCTTCAAGTATACACCGGAGCAGGGTGAGATTACGGTTTCGCTTTCTACCGGGCGCGATGCCACCCGTCGCGATCCTCTGAAGGAATATTTTGAAATAACGGTCACGGATAGTGGTATCGGACTCGACCGGGAGAAGATAGAGCGTATATTCGAGCGTTTCTATCAGATAGATAATGATGTGACGAAGTCGAATTTCGGTACGGGTATCGGTTTGCATTTGTCCCGTTCATTGGTGGAACTGCATCATGGCATTATCTTGGCAGAGAACAGGGAGGATGCTCCGGGCAGTCGTTTCGTGATTCGTATTCCTTTGGGTTCAGCACATCTGCGTACGGACGAACTGGAAGATGTGGAAGCACTCATCACCCCTCATGCCGTGCTGGTTAAGCCGGAAAAGATGGACTTGGAGGAAGTCTTTGAAGAAGGAGAGGGTGAAGAGGATGAGGAAAGCAAGAAGACCGGTAAGGCAAAGAACCGTATGCGTATATTGATAGTGGAAGATGAGGAGGAAATCCTTTCTTATCTGAAAGAAGAATTGGAAGGGGACTATCGGATCATGACCCGGAAAAATGGTAGGGAGGCTTATGATACTATCCTTGCAGATACTCCTGATCTGGTAATCAGCGATATTATGATGCCGGAAATGGATGGTCTGTCACTTTGCCGGAAGATTAAGCAGAATACGAATGTTAATCATGTGCCTGTAATCTTATTGACTGCCAAGTCGAAACCCGAAGATACCATGGAGGGAATGGCAACCGGTGCGGATGCTTATATGGTGAAGCCTTTCAATACGGAATTGCTGAAGAGTACGATTGCCAACTTGCTTGCTAACCGTAAACTGCTGAAGAGTAAATTCAGTGGTGCGCAACAGCAAGAGGACAAGGTGCAGAAGTTGAGCATGAAATCGGCGGATGAGATATTGATGAGCAAGATAATGAAGGTTATTAATGAGAACCTTTCCAATCCGGATCTGAATGTAGAGATGTTGGCGGCAAATGTCGGTCTAAGTCGCGTCCATGTACATCGGAAACTGAAAGAACTGACAAACCTTTCGGCACGTGATTTTATCAAGAATATCCGTTTGCAACAGGCTGCCGCACTGCTAAAAGAGAAGAAACTGACGGTTTCCGAAGTGGCGTATGCTACGGGGTATACGAATCTGTCACATTTCTCCAGTTCTTTTAAGGAGGTGCATGGAATTTCGCCTAAGGAGTATATGTTGGCGCATCAGGGGTAA
- a CDS encoding ABC transporter permease — MNKLVWKLLRQHISIGQLSGFFLANIFGMLIVLLSVQFYKDVLPVFTQGDSFMKKDYIIATKKISTLGSITGQSNTFSKDEIKELKAQPFTRSVGAFTPTLFKVSAGLGMQQAGIRISTDMFFESVPDAFVDVNLDKWHFDEGTQTIPIIIPRNYLNLYNFGFAQSRNLPKLSEGVMGLIQMDINMRGNGRVEQYKGNIVGFSNRLNTILVPQSFMEWANQNFSPEREAQPSRLIVEVKNPTDTAITDYFQQKNYETEGDNLDAGKTTYFLRLITGIVSGVGLFISILSFYILILSVFLLLQKNTAKLKNLLLIGYSPSKVALPYHVLTVGLNLLVLLLAVIGVVWLRSYYTGVLQTLIPQLETGSLLPCILAGSILFIVVSALNTLLIRKKVLSIWKGNREK; from the coding sequence ATGAACAAGCTTGTTTGGAAACTTCTTCGCCAGCACATCAGCATCGGTCAATTAAGTGGCTTTTTTCTCGCCAACATCTTCGGTATGCTGATTGTACTGTTGAGCGTGCAATTTTATAAAGACGTTCTTCCCGTCTTCACGCAGGGAGACAGTTTCATGAAGAAGGATTATATCATCGCTACCAAAAAGATCAGCACTCTTGGCAGCATTACCGGACAAAGCAATACTTTTTCCAAAGATGAAATCAAGGAGCTGAAAGCACAACCTTTTACACGCAGCGTAGGCGCCTTCACACCTACCCTTTTCAAAGTATCGGCAGGGTTGGGAATGCAACAAGCCGGCATCCGTATTTCTACGGATATGTTTTTTGAATCTGTTCCCGATGCTTTTGTCGATGTCAACCTGGACAAGTGGCACTTTGATGAAGGCACACAAACCATACCTATTATCATTCCCCGCAATTATCTGAACCTTTACAACTTTGGTTTTGCGCAAAGCCGCAACTTGCCGAAATTATCGGAAGGTGTGATGGGACTGATACAAATGGATATCAACATGCGTGGCAACGGACGTGTAGAACAATACAAAGGAAATATCGTCGGTTTCTCCAACCGGTTGAATACCATCCTTGTTCCTCAATCCTTTATGGAGTGGGCAAATCAGAATTTCTCCCCCGAACGGGAAGCGCAACCCTCCCGCCTCATCGTGGAAGTAAAGAATCCCACAGATACAGCCATCACCGACTACTTCCAACAAAAGAACTATGAAACCGAAGGAGACAATCTGGATGCCGGAAAAACAACCTATTTCCTCCGCCTCATCACAGGTATTGTTTCGGGGGTAGGACTATTTATCAGTATCTTGTCTTTTTATATCCTGATATTAAGTGTATTCTTGCTGCTTCAGAAGAATACGGCAAAGTTAAAAAACCTGCTATTAATAGGTTACAGCCCTTCTAAAGTCGCATTGCCCTATCATGTATTGACCGTAGGCTTGAATTTACTGGTACTGCTCCTCGCCGTCATTGGTGTAGTCTGGTTAAGATCTTACTACACCGGAGTCCTGCAAACTCTTATTCCACAACTGGAAACAGGCTCTCTTCTGCCCTGCATCCTTGCCGGAAGTATCTTATTTATAGTGGTATCCGCTTTAAACACCCTCCTGATACGAAAGAAAGTTCTCTCCATCTGGAAAGGAAACAGAGAAAAGTAA
- a CDS encoding transglycosylase domain-containing protein codes for MIKRKITKVTVACLMLLFLLSTGIFIFRGSLLRHIADKRIVRLEQRYGLDISYNKLHMKGLNTISIDGLNVVPQKRDTLLSLQSLNIRIGLWKLLWGDIKIKEVRLDGLSLNFIKKNSTANYDFLFLPSSKVTASNENNTSTDYTRRINTTLNLLFGLLPGNGELTHLTITERKERNFVSFRIPRFVIDDYHFQSEITVLEDSLNQQWNTEGEFNPSERRLHATLHAPQLTVPYIHRRFGAEVQFDSLTCNFSQEKASNGLTCLVGQSEVRGLQIYHKRLSPETINLDRGQLDFHVNVSPQAVELDSTSLVRFNALTFHPYLKAERVGKSTDKKEWHFIASVRKPWFPSEELFGSLPKGLFENLEGLGTTGQLAYHFLLDVDFSQLDSLKFESELKEKDFRILHYGKTDLSKMSNEFIYTAYENGHPVYTFPVGPSWENFTPLDSISPLLQMSVMQSEDGAFFYHRGFLPDAMREALIHDLEVRKFARGGSTISMQLVKNVFLNRNKNIARKLEEALIVWLIETEHLTPKARMYEVYLNIAEWGPMVYGIHEAASFYFNKRPSQLSLEESIFLASIVPKPKHFKNSFTADGRLQESQEGYFCLIAERLAKKEVITDAQAAQVNINNVVLKGVAKSSFCK; via the coding sequence ATGATAAAACGAAAAATAACCAAAGTAACAGTAGCATGTCTCATGCTGCTATTTCTTTTATCAACAGGTATTTTCATCTTCCGAGGAAGCCTACTGCGCCATATCGCAGATAAACGCATTGTCAGACTGGAACAGCGTTACGGATTGGACATCAGTTACAATAAACTCCACATGAAGGGGTTGAATACAATCTCTATCGACGGACTGAATGTGGTTCCACAGAAAAGAGATACATTGCTTTCCCTTCAATCTCTCAATATCCGTATCGGTCTTTGGAAACTGCTGTGGGGAGATATCAAGATCAAAGAAGTCCGCCTGGACGGACTCTCACTTAATTTCATAAAAAAAAACTCTACAGCCAACTATGATTTCCTTTTCCTGCCCTCTTCCAAAGTAACTGCCTCCAATGAAAACAATACCAGTACCGATTACACCCGTCGCATCAATACAACATTAAATCTCCTTTTCGGCCTATTACCCGGAAACGGTGAACTCACCCATCTTACAATCACTGAGCGGAAAGAGCGTAATTTCGTCAGCTTCCGTATTCCCCGCTTTGTGATTGATGACTATCATTTCCAATCAGAAATAACAGTTCTGGAAGACAGCCTGAACCAACAATGGAATACCGAAGGAGAATTTAATCCTTCGGAAAGGCGATTGCATGCAACTTTACATGCTCCACAACTGACTGTTCCTTATATCCACCGCCGATTCGGTGCAGAAGTACAGTTCGACAGTCTGACGTGTAACTTCTCACAAGAAAAAGCAAGCAACGGGCTCACATGTCTGGTTGGCCAGTCGGAAGTACGGGGATTGCAGATATATCATAAGCGGTTGTCGCCCGAGACGATCAACCTGGATCGCGGACAACTGGATTTCCACGTAAATGTCAGTCCGCAAGCCGTAGAACTGGATAGTACCAGCCTTGTACGTTTCAATGCACTGACCTTCCATCCTTATTTAAAGGCAGAACGTGTCGGAAAAAGTACAGACAAGAAAGAGTGGCATTTTATAGCTTCTGTCCGGAAACCCTGGTTCCCTTCGGAAGAGTTGTTCGGTTCATTGCCCAAAGGACTTTTCGAAAACCTGGAAGGTCTCGGCACTACCGGACAATTAGCTTATCACTTTCTATTGGATGTGGATTTCTCGCAACTGGATAGCTTGAAGTTTGAGTCGGAACTGAAAGAAAAAGATTTCCGTATTCTCCATTATGGAAAAACGGATTTAAGTAAGATGTCCAATGAGTTTATCTATACAGCGTACGAGAACGGACACCCCGTATACACCTTCCCAGTCGGTCCGTCATGGGAGAATTTCACACCCTTGGACAGCATTTCTCCTTTGCTGCAAATGTCTGTCATGCAGAGCGAGGACGGAGCTTTCTTCTATCACCGGGGATTCCTGCCGGATGCCATGCGCGAAGCTCTGATTCATGACCTGGAAGTTCGCAAGTTTGCCCGCGGAGGTAGCACGATCTCCATGCAATTGGTGAAGAATGTTTTCCTAAACCGTAACAAAAACATTGCCCGCAAACTGGAAGAAGCGCTTATCGTCTGGCTCATCGAAACCGAACACCTCACTCCGAAGGCACGCATGTACGAAGTTTACCTGAACATAGCAGAATGGGGGCCTATGGTTTACGGCATCCACGAAGCGGCATCTTTCTACTTTAACAAACGCCCCTCACAGTTAAGTTTAGAAGAAAGTATTTTCCTGGCTTCTATCGTTCCTAAACCGAAACACTTCAAAAACTCATTTACGGCAGATGGGCGGTTGCAAGAAAGCCAGGAAGGCTACTTCTGCCTGATTGCGGAAAGATTAGCCAAGAAAGAAGTGATAACTGATGCACAAGCGGCACAGGTAAATATTAATAATGTGGTACTAAAAGGAGTGGCTAAATCAAGTTTTTGTAAGTGA